One genomic region from Arthrobacter pigmenti encodes:
- a CDS encoding carbohydrate ABC transporter permease, with translation MNTASITPRDTVRRKSALTAGQRTAKVTSRLIVGSLLAVYAVVSIFPFAVMVGGALKTNQQIISNPLPFTSPPTLQTLADTFDALNVPLLLFNSLVLAIGACLLVLLVYPLAGYAFAVLRFPFKRTIFAVFVGVLFVPGVTVLLPVVILDQNLGLYGSPLAVILPHVNGSAAIAIILMRAYYATIPTELHEAAVLDGCSEFSIFARIYFPLSRSALITLTILTFVGSWNEYVLPVLTNDDPNRFPLPVGLQSLLSSNVVQWNQVMAAALIIVVPIIILFVFLQRYFINGLQGSVKG, from the coding sequence ATGAACACCGCAAGCATCACCCCCAGGGACACCGTCCGGCGCAAGAGCGCCTTGACAGCAGGGCAACGCACGGCGAAAGTGACCTCCCGTCTAATCGTCGGTTCCCTATTGGCTGTTTACGCGGTCGTGTCAATCTTCCCGTTTGCTGTAATGGTCGGCGGTGCTCTGAAGACGAACCAGCAGATTATTAGCAACCCTCTACCGTTCACTTCGCCGCCGACATTACAGACGCTTGCGGATACCTTTGACGCACTGAACGTACCGCTGCTGTTATTCAATAGCTTGGTGCTTGCTATTGGAGCCTGCCTGTTAGTCCTGCTCGTGTATCCACTGGCAGGGTACGCGTTCGCCGTGCTCCGGTTTCCGTTCAAACGTACGATATTCGCGGTCTTCGTCGGCGTGCTGTTCGTTCCCGGCGTTACCGTGCTGCTGCCGGTCGTGATCCTCGATCAGAACCTGGGTCTTTACGGCAGCCCCTTGGCCGTGATCCTCCCACACGTGAACGGAAGCGCTGCGATAGCCATCATTCTGATGCGGGCATATTACGCAACGATTCCAACCGAATTGCACGAGGCTGCTGTCCTAGACGGGTGTAGCGAGTTCAGCATCTTCGCCCGTATATATTTTCCGTTGTCCCGATCTGCACTGATTACCCTCACTATCCTGACCTTCGTCGGCTCGTGGAATGAATATGTCCTTCCCGTCCTCACCAACGACGATCCGAACAGATTCCCGCTCCCGGTCGGTTTGCAGAGCCTGCTCTCCAGCAACGTTGTCCAATGGAACCAAGTCATGGCCGCTGCCCTCATCATTGTGGTGCCAATCATCATCTTGTTCGTTTTCCTGCAGCGGTACTTCATCAATGGCCTTCAAGGCTCGGTGAAGGGATGA
- a CDS encoding IS3 family transposase: protein MVRLLDVARSGYYVSLDRVPSRRAVRQERIEQKVAWLHGESDEVSGAPMILVDLREDGEIISRKTVVRTMRCLGSRGIFPKRWRTTTIIDHADAYPADAAIRQWDTGALNHIWVGDIMYSAQVPGYMQFAGLSA, encoded by the coding sequence ATGGTCAGGCTCCTCGATGTTGCACGCTCCGGTTACTACGTTTCGCTGGACCGAGTTCCGTCGAGGCGGGCGGTCCGGCAGGAGAGAATCGAGCAGAAAGTGGCCTGGCTGCACGGTGAGTCTGATGAGGTGTCTGGTGCGCCGATGATCCTCGTCGATCTCCGCGAGGACGGCGAGATCATCTCGCGGAAGACGGTCGTGAGAACTATGCGGTGTCTCGGGTCACGGGGCATCTTCCCGAAGCGGTGGCGGACGACGACGATCATCGACCACGCTGATGCTTACCCCGCTGACGCAGCAATACGGCAGTGGGACACCGGGGCGTTGAACCATATCTGGGTGGGCGACATCATGTATTCCGCTCAAGTCCCCGGTTACATGCAGTTCGCCGGCCTGAGCGCCTGA
- a CDS encoding metallophosphoesterase, translating to MTDPNVSVLTSSTLPPKLTAPEIAAPSGGRVLKRRLRILHLSDTHLSGNGSLHHGIVDTMAALERTLNYAVDIPDIDVFVLSGDLSDDGTEESYRRLRQKVEPWAAARSIEVIYAMGNHDLPDVFASVLGKGERAVDLAGYRIITLDSSVAGHDHGSLSVEQLEQLVHLLAEPAVHGTIIVLHHPPTAAVTPLLRLIGLENPNALSDALHGTDVRLVLSGHYHHALSTTERGIPVVVAPGVANTSDVTAPRDVERPRAGSGFALIDLPSVGAPRVSFVAVPGPLDGKIVIELDSDALRAIAHRLEASS from the coding sequence ATGACTGATCCAAATGTATCGGTCCTCACCAGCAGCACTCTGCCGCCGAAATTGACCGCGCCAGAGATTGCGGCGCCCTCAGGCGGACGCGTGCTAAAGCGCCGCCTGCGCATCCTGCATCTGAGCGACACCCACCTCTCGGGTAACGGATCTCTGCATCATGGCATCGTCGACACGATGGCCGCGCTCGAGCGGACACTGAACTACGCAGTTGACATCCCGGACATTGACGTCTTCGTACTCAGCGGTGATCTAAGCGATGACGGCACCGAAGAGTCCTACCGCCGCCTGCGTCAAAAAGTCGAGCCGTGGGCCGCCGCGCGCAGCATCGAGGTCATCTACGCCATGGGCAACCACGACCTGCCGGATGTCTTCGCCTCCGTGCTGGGTAAGGGGGAGCGCGCGGTCGACCTGGCTGGGTACCGAATCATAACGCTCGACTCCTCAGTCGCCGGGCACGACCACGGCTCCTTGAGCGTGGAACAGCTTGAGCAACTGGTCCATCTGCTCGCCGAGCCTGCAGTGCACGGAACGATCATCGTGCTACACCACCCGCCTACCGCAGCCGTTACGCCGCTGTTGCGACTGATCGGACTCGAGAACCCAAACGCCCTTAGTGATGCGCTGCACGGAACCGACGTGAGACTTGTCCTGAGCGGACATTACCATCACGCGCTGTCGACGACCGAGCGAGGCATCCCCGTGGTCGTCGCGCCGGGCGTTGCGAATACCTCGGATGTCACGGCGCCGCGCGACGTCGAGCGTCCACGCGCGGGCTCCGGTTTCGCCCTCATCGATCTGCCATCCGTCGGAGCGCCGCGTGTCTCGTTCGTTGCGGTGCCAGGTCCGCTCGACGGCAAAATCGTGATCGAACTTGATTCCGACGCCCTTCGCGCCATCGCTCACAGGCTTGAGGCATCCTCTTGA
- a CDS encoding ABC transporter substrate-binding protein gives MKRSNKITAAIGALSLVAALSGCSSSQGASSGEVLTMWTFKQSQVEALQALGDEWGAQNDMTVEVSVYTPDATYKTKVQAAAQSNTLPDILSVNSGGLDWAWAQAGITQDITEEFDESWQSQFLPGVVRAATVTASTIENSGDDPATTLKNLEADHSYSVPYLAGTPGVVFASKKALEAAGVDTSNPPATWDEWISDIEKTVANDPTNGGIVTGLKVPETGYLWLYRPLSYAYLGPDGFEGRQSNAQDPSWTSNESVKTLELYDQLTPLWSPGVLNLDIDQADQSFASGKAAWVVGGTYTLSSLTTFGMDASDVMVFPVPSPSGGEISRLSYQAAPLVNGAVTTTSEHKEEAISFLKYITSVEGAELFAKEAQDLPATQISSSALSSELLEQLVGLVTPDESGGEPFNANDRSADPPASNIAHTSAVALANLPAKSAPVSSVASTLADLYEAAWEAAK, from the coding sequence ATGAAGCGCTCAAACAAGATCACGGCCGCTATAGGGGCGTTATCCCTTGTTGCCGCCCTGAGCGGATGCTCAAGTAGTCAGGGTGCGAGTTCCGGCGAAGTGCTGACCATGTGGACGTTCAAACAGTCCCAGGTGGAGGCTCTCCAAGCGCTTGGTGATGAGTGGGGCGCTCAAAATGACATGACGGTCGAAGTCAGCGTCTACACCCCCGACGCCACGTACAAAACGAAGGTCCAGGCGGCAGCGCAGTCGAACACGTTACCTGACATTTTGAGCGTTAACAGCGGGGGCCTAGACTGGGCGTGGGCTCAAGCTGGCATCACCCAAGACATCACCGAGGAGTTCGACGAGTCCTGGCAGAGCCAGTTTCTCCCTGGGGTGGTGAGGGCTGCGACCGTAACCGCGAGTACCATCGAAAACTCTGGCGACGATCCAGCCACCACGCTGAAGAACCTCGAGGCGGATCATTCATACTCGGTTCCGTATCTGGCCGGCACTCCTGGGGTGGTTTTCGCATCAAAGAAGGCCCTGGAGGCTGCAGGAGTCGACACTTCGAATCCGCCTGCAACGTGGGATGAATGGATATCCGACATCGAAAAAACCGTCGCGAACGATCCCACGAACGGTGGCATTGTGACCGGGCTTAAGGTTCCCGAAACCGGCTACCTCTGGCTATACCGTCCGCTTTCTTATGCGTACCTGGGACCCGATGGATTCGAAGGACGCCAGTCCAACGCGCAAGACCCATCGTGGACGTCCAACGAGAGCGTCAAGACCCTCGAACTGTATGACCAACTGACCCCACTTTGGTCTCCCGGCGTACTCAACCTTGACATTGATCAGGCCGACCAGAGCTTCGCGTCAGGCAAGGCAGCCTGGGTCGTCGGCGGAACCTATACCCTGTCGTCCCTAACTACGTTCGGGATGGATGCGAGTGACGTTATGGTGTTCCCCGTTCCGTCGCCCAGCGGTGGCGAGATCTCCCGACTCAGTTATCAGGCTGCACCGCTTGTGAACGGAGCGGTGACCACCACTAGCGAGCACAAGGAGGAGGCCATCAGCTTTCTTAAGTACATCACCAGTGTGGAGGGGGCTGAGTTGTTCGCCAAGGAGGCGCAGGATCTGCCTGCCACCCAAATCTCCTCAAGTGCCCTCAGCTCTGAACTGCTGGAGCAGTTGGTCGGGCTGGTTACACCCGACGAGTCTGGAGGAGAACCGTTCAATGCGAACGACCGTTCCGCTGACCCTCCTGCCTCGAATATCGCACACACTAGTGCAGTAGCGCTCGCGAATCTGCCAGCAAAGTCTGCACCCGTTTCATCAGTGGCTAGTACTCTCGCTGATCTGTACGAAGCTGCCTGGGAAGCGGCCAAGTAA
- a CDS encoding FAD-binding and (Fe-S)-binding domain-containing protein, which produces MSVRAAVLDPSILGPGVGVRERSIDRFAMAHDASHYLLVPDVVLTPETAEDVARIFRASSEGNHPVTFRSGGTSLSGQGVTGNVLVDTRSRFQRITVEQAGRRLRVQPGATVRQCNAHLLRHGRKLGPDPASEIACTIGGVVANNSSGMACGIEQNTYRTLESMVFVLPSGTIIDTADVGADAALERLEPALYSGLQRLHERVNSNPASLSEIKRLYSMKNTMGYGLNSFTDFERPIDILTHLIIGSEGTLAFVAEATFRTVEVLPHAATGLLVFESLRDATRALPALLATGLATIELMDAQSLRVAQRAHDCPQEVAELSITTHAALLIEFQAHRVDELEHKATDAAQVFAALPLTRAPVLSTDAGVRSALWHTRKGLYTAVAGARPSGTTALLEDIVVPVTELLPVCEALARMFDEHGYENSVIFGHAKDGNIHFMLNECFDDPIQLARYERFTAELVELVLSHGGSLKAEHGTGRIMAPFVRRQYGGELYEVMWAVKSLCDPAGILNPGVLLSDDPRSYLADLKLVPTVEKEVDRCVECGYCEPACPSKNLTLTPRQRIVLRREMKVAEDAGDSALLAELRDDYEYDGIETCAVDGMCKVACPVDINTGDLVRRLRQESRNAVEQKAWRALSSTWGAFSRVGGLAMEVAHALPAAFPVAATTVGRALLGHETVPLYDDGLPGGGSRRPRPVPTTATTDVVFFSACITTLFGPAEGSLGVSRAFLELCERADLTWAVPDGISSMCCGTPWKSKGFSAGYEHMSSVVLPALLTASDGGRIPIVCDAASCTEGLLTMQQLAIRAGGDFAALRFVDAVEFVYERVLPGIRITSTVPRMTVHTTCSTSQLGINDAMLAIANAVAYDVRVPIDWGCCAFAGDRGLLHPELTASATRAEAAEVMAGEFNAYVSANRTCEIGMSRATGHEYRHLLEVLEEATRPST; this is translated from the coding sequence ATGAGCGTGCGGGCCGCCGTGCTCGATCCCAGCATTCTGGGCCCCGGCGTGGGCGTTCGAGAACGCTCGATCGACCGGTTCGCGATGGCGCACGACGCGTCGCATTACCTGCTGGTGCCTGACGTGGTTCTCACACCGGAGACGGCCGAGGATGTGGCCCGCATCTTCCGAGCTAGCAGCGAGGGCAACCACCCGGTCACCTTCCGTTCTGGTGGGACAAGTCTCTCGGGCCAAGGGGTCACTGGCAATGTGCTCGTCGACACCCGATCGAGATTCCAGCGAATCACCGTGGAGCAGGCGGGCCGACGTCTCCGCGTTCAGCCCGGCGCGACCGTACGACAGTGCAACGCGCACCTGCTTCGCCACGGCCGCAAACTCGGACCCGACCCAGCGAGCGAGATCGCCTGCACCATTGGTGGCGTCGTTGCCAACAACTCCAGTGGCATGGCGTGCGGCATCGAGCAGAACACCTACCGCACGCTCGAGTCGATGGTCTTCGTGCTGCCCAGCGGGACCATCATCGACACAGCGGATGTCGGCGCAGACGCCGCGCTGGAGAGGCTTGAGCCCGCGCTCTACAGCGGCCTGCAACGACTCCACGAAAGGGTGAATTCGAACCCGGCGTCACTCTCGGAGATCAAGCGCCTCTACTCGATGAAGAACACAATGGGTTACGGGCTCAACTCCTTCACCGACTTCGAGCGACCGATCGACATACTCACCCATCTCATCATCGGCAGCGAGGGCACACTCGCCTTCGTCGCCGAAGCCACGTTTCGCACCGTGGAGGTCCTGCCGCACGCGGCGACAGGCCTCCTCGTTTTCGAAAGCCTCCGAGATGCCACGAGGGCCCTGCCCGCCCTGCTCGCCACGGGTCTCGCGACTATCGAACTTATGGATGCCCAGAGCTTGCGCGTCGCGCAGCGCGCACACGATTGCCCGCAGGAGGTTGCCGAGCTCAGCATCACCACTCACGCGGCGTTGCTCATCGAGTTTCAGGCGCACAGAGTCGACGAACTCGAGCACAAGGCAACGGATGCCGCGCAGGTATTCGCGGCACTGCCTCTCACCCGCGCGCCTGTTCTCAGCACCGATGCCGGTGTGCGCTCCGCACTGTGGCACACGCGCAAGGGTCTCTACACAGCTGTCGCCGGCGCACGACCGAGCGGCACCACCGCCCTCCTCGAAGACATCGTGGTCCCGGTCACCGAACTGCTGCCAGTGTGCGAGGCGCTAGCGCGCATGTTCGACGAGCACGGGTACGAAAACAGCGTTATATTTGGCCACGCAAAGGACGGCAACATCCACTTCATGCTCAACGAGTGCTTCGACGACCCGATCCAACTCGCGCGATACGAAAGGTTCACTGCGGAGCTAGTCGAGCTCGTGCTTTCACACGGCGGATCGCTCAAGGCCGAGCACGGCACGGGTCGGATCATGGCTCCCTTTGTGCGGCGGCAGTACGGCGGCGAGCTTTACGAGGTGATGTGGGCGGTAAAGTCTTTATGCGATCCAGCAGGCATTCTCAACCCAGGAGTGTTGCTCTCCGATGATCCGCGGTCCTACCTCGCTGACCTCAAGCTCGTGCCCACTGTCGAAAAGGAGGTAGACCGTTGCGTCGAGTGCGGCTATTGCGAACCCGCGTGCCCGAGCAAGAACCTTACGCTCACCCCACGGCAGCGCATAGTACTTCGCCGGGAGATGAAAGTTGCCGAGGATGCCGGCGACAGCGCCCTGCTCGCAGAACTCCGTGACGACTACGAATACGACGGTATCGAAACGTGTGCTGTCGACGGCATGTGCAAAGTGGCGTGCCCGGTCGATATCAACACGGGAGATCTTGTGCGGCGGCTGCGCCAGGAAAGCCGCAACGCAGTCGAGCAAAAGGCGTGGAGGGCCTTGTCGTCGACGTGGGGAGCCTTCTCACGAGTTGGTGGGCTCGCCATGGAGGTCGCACATGCTCTGCCCGCCGCGTTCCCCGTCGCGGCCACGACCGTGGGTCGGGCGCTGCTCGGCCACGAGACAGTTCCCCTCTACGACGACGGCCTGCCGGGCGGCGGCTCGCGTCGACCGCGGCCCGTGCCCACTACCGCAACAACTGATGTCGTGTTCTTCTCGGCGTGCATCACGACCCTGTTCGGCCCCGCCGAGGGGTCGCTCGGTGTGTCGAGGGCCTTTCTCGAGCTGTGCGAGCGAGCGGACCTCACGTGGGCTGTTCCCGACGGCATCTCGTCGATGTGCTGCGGCACCCCGTGGAAGTCGAAGGGCTTCTCCGCGGGTTACGAGCACATGTCGTCAGTAGTGCTACCCGCGCTGCTGACCGCGAGCGACGGCGGCCGCATTCCCATCGTGTGCGACGCCGCGTCGTGCACCGAAGGGCTCTTGACCATGCAGCAACTCGCGATCCGGGCCGGGGGTGACTTCGCTGCGCTTCGCTTCGTCGACGCCGTCGAATTCGTTTACGAGCGAGTGCTGCCGGGCATTCGGATCACGAGCACAGTGCCACGGATGACAGTTCACACGACCTGCTCGACCTCCCAGCTCGGCATCAACGATGCCATGTTGGCGATCGCCAACGCGGTCGCGTATGACGTGCGCGTGCCCATCGACTGGGGATGCTGCGCCTTCGCCGGCGACCGCGGCCTGTTGCATCCCGAGCTCACCGCATCGGCGACCCGAGCGGAAGCCGCTGAGGTCATGGCCGGCGAGTTCAACGCTTACGTGTCAGCAAACCGCACGTGCGAGATCGGGATGAGCCGCGCCACGGGTCACGAATACCGCCACCTCCTTGAGGTGCTTGAAGAAGCTACAAGGCCTTCAACGTGA
- a CDS encoding class I mannose-6-phosphate isomerase has translation MEPILLPSNQPPSRFYQGGTRISEFRAETPSPPNTPEDWVASTTSVRGDSPVGMTRLADGRLLAEAISADPSAWLGPSHVDKYSEDTMLLVKLLDAGQRLPVHAHPDGEFASRHVSAAHGKAEAWYILSPGTVHLALTRSVSLDELQALVTTQDSAGMLGLMHEIPVEAGDCVFVPHGVLHSIGAGILLAEVQEPEDLSILLEWKGFDLDGQKDGHLGLGFDLALSAVEVQGRTDAEVEALVRRRVSDGGALPKEADAYFRLDRITHRREFPAGFSIVIVLGDDAQLTLASGAVHALAAGSTTLVPFEAGSFWIDGSALLARPPLP, from the coding sequence ATGGAGCCGATCCTGCTCCCCTCCAACCAGCCGCCTTCCCGCTTCTACCAAGGCGGAACGCGCATCTCTGAGTTCCGTGCGGAAACGCCATCGCCACCCAATACTCCCGAGGACTGGGTGGCGTCAACGACAAGCGTGCGCGGTGACTCGCCAGTAGGTATGACGCGGCTCGCCGATGGCCGGCTGCTGGCTGAGGCGATCAGCGCAGACCCCTCGGCGTGGCTCGGGCCCAGCCACGTGGACAAGTACAGCGAAGACACGATGCTGCTCGTGAAGCTCCTGGACGCGGGCCAACGGCTGCCCGTGCATGCTCATCCGGATGGTGAATTTGCCAGTCGGCACGTCTCGGCAGCGCACGGCAAGGCCGAAGCGTGGTACATCCTCTCCCCGGGCACCGTGCACCTCGCTCTCACCCGATCGGTGTCCCTCGATGAACTCCAGGCACTCGTCACTACTCAGGACTCGGCAGGGATGCTGGGCCTCATGCACGAGATCCCCGTCGAGGCTGGCGATTGCGTGTTTGTCCCGCACGGCGTGCTGCACTCGATAGGTGCCGGCATCCTGCTGGCCGAGGTGCAGGAGCCCGAAGACCTCTCGATTCTCCTAGAGTGGAAGGGCTTCGACCTCGACGGGCAGAAGGACGGGCATCTCGGTTTGGGCTTCGATCTGGCCCTCAGCGCGGTGGAGGTCCAAGGGCGCACCGACGCAGAAGTCGAGGCGCTCGTGCGGCGCCGAGTGAGCGACGGTGGTGCATTGCCTAAGGAAGCCGACGCCTACTTTCGTCTCGACCGCATCACGCACCGGCGGGAGTTCCCTGCGGGATTCAGCATCGTCATCGTCCTCGGTGACGATGCTCAACTCACCCTCGCATCGGGTGCGGTGCATGCCCTCGCGGCTGGATCGACGACCTTGGTGCCCTTCGAGGCGGGGAGCTTTTGGATCGATGGCAGCGCCCTCCTCGCTCGACCCCCATTGCCGTGA
- a CDS encoding MgtC/SapB family protein: MLDILLFSATTPTQLVLLLLAFLLSAVIGVERLRKLKSAGLRTHTLVGVGSAVFTLVSAYGFETVVGNGVVLDPSRIAAQVVSGIGFLGAGLIFVRRNTVTGLTTAASVWVTAAIGMACGAGMPMLAIAATALHLVTVSALTMIGTRIRPHSKDSLVRIRYRLSCGGLRAILTTATELGYDVSLIDSKEIRRGKKQPQVEVILRLSGDGAELDDLLARLTDLAAVTRVANSTQSD, encoded by the coding sequence TTGCTCGACATTCTTCTATTCTCAGCAACTACGCCTACGCAGCTAGTTCTGTTGTTACTCGCATTCTTGCTCTCGGCGGTAATCGGCGTCGAGCGACTGCGCAAACTAAAGAGCGCTGGCCTGCGCACTCACACGCTCGTGGGAGTCGGTTCCGCTGTCTTTACGCTCGTGTCCGCCTATGGATTCGAAACAGTGGTGGGCAACGGGGTCGTACTCGACCCTTCGCGCATCGCCGCACAGGTGGTGTCAGGTATCGGTTTCCTCGGTGCCGGCCTTATATTCGTTCGACGAAACACGGTCACTGGGCTCACTACTGCAGCGTCCGTCTGGGTGACCGCGGCGATCGGAATGGCGTGCGGCGCTGGCATGCCGATGCTGGCAATCGCCGCCACAGCGCTGCATCTGGTGACCGTGAGCGCCCTCACAATGATCGGAACTCGCATCCGTCCGCACAGCAAAGACTCGCTAGTAAGGATCCGATACCGTCTAAGCTGTGGGGGGCTGAGGGCCATCCTGACAACTGCAACGGAACTAGGGTACGACGTATCTCTTATCGATTCCAAAGAGATCCGTCGCGGGAAGAAGCAGCCTCAGGTCGAGGTCATTTTGCGCTTGTCTGGAGACGGAGCGGAGCTTGATGACCTTTTAGCCCGTCTCACGGATCTGGCGGCAGTCACGCGTGTTGCGAACTCGACTCAAAGCGACTGA
- a CDS encoding carbohydrate ABC transporter permease: MLSFARWDGFSPDWQWTGLSNYTDLLGGDIARSPQVVNAAAQTLVGMVVVPIAVPLIGLLLALLLNSIRRMRALMRTVYFLPYVTTGIAVFYAWRFMYEPNGAVNGILNAVGLDFLSQPDGFLGNVNTALGAVVVVQVWSAVPIAMLLYLTGLQTIPDSVIEAARIDGATSARTVWSIILPLLNPITALVVILQLREAFQNYQVYLLMTNGGPVDSTTTLGLLTYNYGFGAPSDFGYASALGWMLALAAVVLAIVSFRILRSRQ, from the coding sequence TTGCTCAGCTTCGCCCGATGGGACGGGTTCTCACCAGATTGGCAATGGACCGGGCTGAGCAACTATACAGATCTGCTCGGCGGCGATATCGCGCGCTCGCCGCAAGTCGTGAACGCCGCCGCCCAGACCTTGGTTGGGATGGTCGTTGTGCCAATCGCGGTGCCTCTCATCGGGTTGCTACTGGCGCTGCTGTTGAACTCGATCCGTCGGATGCGGGCGCTGATGCGCACTGTGTACTTTTTGCCCTATGTCACCACCGGCATTGCCGTCTTTTACGCGTGGCGTTTCATGTACGAACCGAACGGTGCCGTCAACGGCATCCTGAACGCTGTGGGCCTGGACTTCCTGTCCCAACCCGATGGCTTTCTCGGCAACGTCAACACAGCACTTGGTGCAGTCGTCGTCGTTCAGGTTTGGTCCGCCGTGCCTATCGCCATGCTGCTCTACCTCACCGGGCTCCAAACGATTCCCGACTCGGTGATCGAAGCGGCGCGCATTGACGGCGCGACCAGCGCACGCACGGTCTGGTCGATCATCCTGCCACTCCTGAACCCGATCACCGCGCTTGTCGTCATTCTTCAGCTGCGCGAAGCATTTCAGAACTATCAAGTGTACTTGCTGATGACCAACGGTGGGCCCGTGGACTCAACCACCACCCTCGGCCTGCTGACCTACAACTACGGGTTTGGCGCCCCCAGCGACTTCGGCTACGCGAGCGCACTCGGCTGGATGCTCGCCCTCGCCGCGGTCGTCCTCGCGATCGTAAGCTTTCGAATCCTCAGGAGCCGCCAATGA
- a CDS encoding tyrosine-type recombinase/integrase, with protein sequence MLRTRLKATEYATWAVPLLELADEKNGDSRLITTAEFTWRPIPHPRTGRPADFLYAHHRNRLGQGAVRCRTQPCGASCRTWRITPHQLRHTYATVLINAGVSLQVLMSLLGLGHVSAEMSLQSPDGQRILPTHPSPGSMRPYANICEQNYETVPKTLTCAGGVFVGSRQEVPGC encoded by the coding sequence GTGTTGCGAACTCGACTCAAAGCGACTGAGTACGCAACCTGGGCAGTTCCACTGCTCGAACTAGCGGATGAGAAGAATGGTGATTCACGCTTGATCACAACTGCTGAGTTCACTTGGCGTCCGATCCCGCACCCGAGGACCGGACGCCCTGCTGATTTCCTCTACGCCCACCACCGAAACCGCCTCGGCCAAGGCGCCGTCCGTTGCCGAACTCAGCCGTGCGGCGCAAGCTGCCGGACTTGGCGAATCACACCGCACCAGCTCAGGCATACCTACGCCACCGTCCTGATCAACGCCGGCGTCTCCCTGCAGGTCCTGATGTCTCTGCTGGGCCTGGGCCACGTCTCCGCAGAGATGAGCCTGCAAAGCCCGGATGGCCAGCGGATACTGCCTACGCACCCCAGCCCAGGAAGCATGCGCCCCTACGCCAACATCTGCGAACAGAACTATGAAACTGTCCCAAAAACTTTGACGTGCGCAGGGGGCGTTTTTGTCGGTAGCAGGCAGGAAGTCCCAGGCTGCTGA
- a CDS encoding DUF4432 family protein has product MSARELASYGLFASLRPRASVKESIGIPGTPAAERLLTARLFDSFEFEVLPGRGFDIGDTWHRGIPISWFSPVSDSRALPSPSGVEWLTRFTGGLLTTCGFGTIGAEGSGEGMHGRANHLPADQVSWHVAEEGSVSIDALIESVAVFGPSFSVRRSYRAASDVDGMSRLTVTDEVTNIGPEAAPLSMLYHLNFGAPVVAPGSQVIVASEEVRAATPHPDVPDWSVLPKPADHITEAVFEHRRVRQTSDGLARATILSSVADLAVVVDWSATTLPRLHQWMFPTRGRWALGIEPATAPLFGPDRANKNAGAPVLAPGQSRSHEVRISVGSREAALA; this is encoded by the coding sequence GTGAGCGCGCGCGAGCTGGCGAGCTACGGCCTCTTCGCGTCACTGCGGCCGCGTGCATCCGTGAAGGAGTCGATCGGAATCCCCGGCACCCCCGCTGCCGAAAGACTGCTCACGGCACGCCTCTTCGACTCGTTTGAGTTTGAGGTGCTCCCGGGGCGGGGATTCGACATCGGCGATACTTGGCACCGCGGCATCCCCATCTCGTGGTTCTCGCCGGTGAGCGACTCGCGCGCGCTTCCGTCACCCTCAGGAGTCGAGTGGCTCACGCGCTTCACAGGCGGCTTGCTAACCACCTGCGGTTTCGGCACGATCGGTGCCGAAGGCAGCGGGGAGGGGATGCACGGACGCGCCAACCACCTGCCCGCCGACCAAGTATCGTGGCATGTCGCAGAGGAGGGCAGCGTCTCCATCGATGCGCTGATCGAGAGCGTCGCAGTGTTCGGCCCGTCCTTCAGCGTGCGCAGGAGCTACCGTGCGGCATCAGACGTCGACGGGATGTCCCGGCTCACGGTCACCGACGAGGTCACGAACATCGGTCCCGAGGCCGCCCCCCTCAGTATGCTGTACCACCTCAACTTCGGCGCTCCCGTCGTCGCACCTGGCAGCCAGGTCATCGTCGCGAGCGAGGAGGTCAGGGCGGCAACACCGCACCCCGACGTGCCGGACTGGAGCGTGCTGCCCAAGCCGGCCGACCATATCACGGAGGCAGTGTTCGAGCACCGAAGAGTGCGACAGACATCAGACGGCTTGGCGCGCGCGACGATCCTCAGTTCGGTTGCCGACCTCGCCGTCGTCGTCGACTGGTCGGCGACGACACTGCCGCGCCTGCACCAATGGATGTTCCCCACCCGCGGCCGGTGGGCCCTTGGCATCGAGCCGGCCACTGCTCCCCTTTTCGGCCCCGACCGTGCGAACAAGAACGCCGGAGCCCCCGTGCTCGCTCCAGGGCAGTCCCGGTCACACGAGGTGCGTATCTCCGTCGGTTCCCGTGAGGCGGCGCTCGCATGA